A genome region from Bacteroidota bacterium includes the following:
- a CDS encoding D-glycerate dehydrogenase has translation MKVFSTYHLPGNLEEKFQSHNIQYTENPFNRSLTRDEIIQMAKDCDGLISLLSDNIGKEVIGSLTRCKIIANYAVGFNNIDLDSAKANGIVVTNTPGILTDATAEITFALILAAARNLREGELMVRENRFTGWKPELLTGPGLTGKTLGVVGAGRIAQAVARIAVAFKMKVIYYSRSRKPEMPGEFSDLENLMRTSDFISLHIPLNPETRGLISAPMLDLMKKDAVFINTSRGEIVNEKHLIGILKNNNIYAAGFDVYTNEPAIDPELLSLDNAVLLPHLGSATFETRKAMAHLAADNIIAVLTGDKPLSPVGS, from the coding sequence ATGAAAGTATTTTCAACTTATCACCTTCCCGGCAATCTCGAAGAAAAGTTTCAGAGCCACAATATTCAATACACTGAAAATCCGTTTAACCGCTCTTTAACCAGAGATGAAATAATTCAGATGGCAAAAGACTGCGACGGACTCATCTCCCTTCTTAGTGATAACATAGGCAAAGAGGTCATCGGTTCCTTGACCCGCTGCAAAATTATTGCGAACTATGCGGTTGGATTCAACAACATCGATCTGGATTCAGCCAAAGCAAACGGCATTGTGGTAACAAATACCCCGGGTATCCTTACTGATGCCACAGCGGAAATCACTTTCGCCCTCATTCTGGCTGCTGCGAGGAATCTCAGGGAGGGTGAGTTGATGGTAAGGGAAAACCGCTTTACAGGTTGGAAACCGGAATTGCTGACAGGTCCCGGTCTTACAGGGAAAACCTTGGGAGTGGTCGGAGCCGGAAGAATAGCACAGGCTGTTGCCCGGATTGCGGTTGCGTTCAAAATGAAGGTGATTTATTATTCCCGGAGCAGGAAACCTGAAATGCCCGGAGAATTCTCAGATTTGGAAAACCTGATGCGGACTTCCGATTTCATCTCCCTCCACATCCCGCTTAATCCTGAAACCAGGGGATTAATTTCCGCCCCGATGCTCGACCTGATGAAGAAGGATGCAGTTTTCATTAATACATCCAGAGGTGAAATAGTGAATGAAAAACATCTTATTGGAATTTTGAAGAATAATAATATATATGCAGCTGGATTTGATGTTTACACAAATGAACCCGCGATTGACCCCGAACTCCTCTCTCTGGACAACGCAGTACTCCTCCCGCACCTCGGAAGTGCCACATTTGAGACCAGAAAAGCGATGGCGCACCTCGCTGCAGACAACATTATAGCTGTTCTTACAGGTGACAAGCCTCTCTCTCCCGTTGGCTCATGA
- a CDS encoding TlpA family protein disulfide reductase → MTRKSSFIFLTAFVAVLFSFGFKVYDKAPDFELKATDGKMIKLSDYKGKIVIIDFWATWCPPCRKGIPDLVELQEKYGKDLVIIGISLDDKRTIKDVEPFVSKYKINYPVVYGDEKTVGLFGNIESIPTSFVIDREGNIVKTHVGLIPKSEYEKDIEGLLK, encoded by the coding sequence ATGACGCGCAAATCCAGTTTTATATTTTTGACGGCATTCGTTGCGGTTTTATTCTCATTCGGATTTAAAGTGTACGACAAGGCACCCGATTTCGAGTTAAAGGCGACCGACGGAAAGATGATTAAACTTTCCGATTACAAGGGAAAGATAGTGATCATAGATTTTTGGGCTACCTGGTGCCCCCCCTGCAGAAAGGGAATTCCCGACCTTGTCGAATTGCAGGAAAAATATGGAAAAGACCTCGTGATTATCGGGATAAGTCTTGATGACAAAAGAACCATCAAGGATGTGGAGCCGTTTGTTTCCAAATATAAAATCAACTATCCGGTGGTTTACGGTGACGAAAAAACAGTGGGACTGTTCGGAAATATCGAGTCGATACCTACAAGTTTTGTTATTGACCGTGAAGGGAACATTGTGAAGACACATGTGGGATTGATACCAAAATCGGAATACGAAAAAGATATTGAAGGATTACTGAAGTAG